The Deltaproteobacteria bacterium genome contains the following window.
TGCCGAGCGGATTGTGGCCTACCGCACTGAAAACGGTCCCTTCAAGTCACCGGAGGAGATCATGCTGGTTGCCGGCATCGGGGAAAAAACCTTCGAAGCCAACAAGGACAGAATCGTCGTCAAATAGGTTAAAATACCCCCGCACGAAAATGCGGGGGATTTTATGGCCGAATGAGAAATCAAAGGGTAAAAATGGAATATATCTACGAGAGACTCGAGGCCTGGCAACATTCGGTTGAATTTGCAAATCATGTGATCGGCCTCCTGGGGGAGGGAACAACGGGCAGGGAAAAAACGGATATCATCGAGCGTGCCGAAGCGAGCTCGGCCAATATAGCTGTGACCATTGCCCGCGCCAAATGTTCGATAACAAAAGATGACGCCATAAAGCAGCTTTACCTGTCCAGACGTTCGCTCTACGAAACCATGACGTTGCTTGAAATCTTCAGAAGGGTCGGTTGGATATCGAACGACCAGTTTGCGGGTGTCAAAATCGGAAGCCGGAAAATCGCATCCTCGCTGGTCACCATGATGC
Protein-coding sequences here:
- a CDS encoding helix-hairpin-helix domain-containing protein: MVIVFASGAVAESGNKININTATVDELVQLDRVGPKYAERIVAYRTENGPFKSPEEIMLVAGIGEKTFEANKDRIVVK
- a CDS encoding four helix bundle protein; translated protein: MEYIYERLEAWQHSVEFANHVIGLLGEGTTGREKTDIIERAEASSANIAVTIARAKCSITKDDAIKQLYLSRRSLYETMTLLEIFRRVGWISNDQFAGVKIGSRKIASSLVTMMRLIGEPLRKGG